The DNA sequence CCGTCAAATGGTGCAAAGACTTCACCAGTTTCAGGTAAGATGGCAATACCGTCACCCATCATTTTTTCAGAGAAGACTTTGTCTGGTACTTCAGTAATCGGCTTTAATTCACCTGTAATCGGTGCGTAAATCACTGTATCGCCGGATTCAGCAATTTTTGTTGTTGTAGTGTCGCCTTCTTCTGAAACTGTTGTTTCTTCAGGAGAAGTGATTTTACCATCCATAATTTGCTGCATATTGTGTTTGATTTGATCTGATTTCGGTCCGAAGATTGCTTGCATGTTGTTGCCGACTTCAAGCACACCTGATGCACCTAAGTCTTTTAAGCCTTGTACATCGACTTTAGCTTTGTCATTGACTTCAACACGCAAACGTGTAATACAAGCATCTAAATGTTTGATGTTTGGTTCTCCGCCCATCGCTTCTAATACTTTGAAAGGCAATTCATTCGTTGATACTGTAGATGACTGCATTTCTTTGTCTTCGCGGCCTGGTGTTTTAAGGTTTAATTTTTGGATTAAGAAGCGGAAGATCACATAGTAGATTGCCGCATAGATTAAACCGACCGGAATGACTAGCCACCATTGTGTTTTGTTCGGCAAGATACCGAGTAAGAAGAAGTCGATGAATCCGCCAGAGAATGTATAACCTAAATGCACATCAAGGATGTATAGCACTAAGAATGATAGACCATCTAATACTGCATGAATAAAGAATAATAAAGGTGCTACGAATAAGAATGAGAATTCTAATGGTTCAGTGATACCTGTTAAGAATGAAGTCAATGCACCAGATAACATTAAACCTGCAACGACTTTTTTATTCTCTTTCTTCGCTGTTTGATAAATCGCAAGTGCTGCTGCTGGTAAACCAAACATCATAACAGGGAATTCCCCTTGCATGAATTTACCTGCAGTTAACGGTACGTTATCACGAATTTGTTCGATAAAGATACGTTGGTCACCGTGAATAATCTGACCTGCCGCATTTTTGTATGCGCCGAATTCAAACCAGAATGGCGCATGGAAAATATGGTGCAGACCAAATGGAATTAATAAACGCTTGATGAAACCGAATAAGAAGACAGCTAATCCAGTATTTGAAGCAAGCAAGCCTTCACTGAAGCTGTTTAATCCGCCTTGTACATATGGCCAAATAATCGCCATCGGGAACGCTAAAATGAATGAACATGTTGCCATCATAATCGGCACGAAACGTTTCCCTGCAAAGAATCCTAAATAACTCGGCAACGAAATATTATAGAACTTGTTGTAACACCAGGCGGCGAGTGCCCCGATGATGATACCCCCGAACACACCCGTTTGCAGTGTCGGAATTCCTAATACTGTCGCAAAACCTTTATCAGCTTTTGTTGCTAATTCAGGTGTCACATTTAAAAACATACCCATTGTTTTATTTAAAACAATGAATCCTACAAATGCTGCGATGGCTGCTACACCATCTCCGCCGGCTAACCCTATGGCTACACCGAGCGCAAAGATAATGGCTAAGTTATCAAAGATAATCCCGCCGGCACCTTCCATCATTTTAGCGACATTTTGTACACCTTCTGCTTTAATGAAAGGCAGCAAGCTTTGTAATGCATCGCCTTGAAAGGCATTCCCTAATGCTAACAGCAAACCTGCAGCAGGCAAGATTGCTACAGGAAGCATTAAAGCTTTACCAATACGCTGCAATTGACCGAAAAACTTTTTCCACATAAAAGTTTCCTCCCAAAATTATAAAATTGAATTGTAAAGATCATGCATCAACACAACAGCAAATAAAAAAGGCATGAGTAACAAAAGCTGGAAAGTATCCAACTTTTATGACTCATGCCTAATCGAATTAGTTACACGTTATGATTCTGATTATTATTTGCAAAATGATAGACATGCAACGTCAGATACGAAAGCTCCGCTTCATATACCGGAACTTCAAGATGCTGCTGCATCATCTTAATGATTTTAACAGCTATATTATAGCACACAGGATAATGCGCTTTCAACATGTTTCCGAAGTCTTCTTTAACTTGGATGGTTTCTCCTTTTTGAAGCCGTCTGATTAAGAATTGAATATGACGGATAAAGCGCTGGTACTGTATCGATTGCGTATCTACTTTGTACCCTAAATCATGTTCCATAATCTGTACACTTTTATTAATGATTTCATTCGTTAAACGCACTTCTTTTAACGTTAAATCATCTTTGCTGCTTGCAATATGCAATGCAATAAAGCCGATTTCATCTTCTGGAAAATCTATATCCAATAAGTCATTCAAGTGTTCAATTACTTGCACCGCAATCTGATAAGATTCTGGATACAATTGTTTGGTTTCAATCAAGAAAGGATTTTTAATAAATTGCTGCTGCTTGATTCTTTTATACGCAAATAAAATATGGTCTGTCAGCGCAATGACCAAATCATTATCATCTACAGTGCGATCTGCTTTAGTGATAATATCAATCGCTTCAATAATCGATTGCAATAAATCATCGTCTGCCATTTCAACCAATGCTTTATAATGCTCTTGTTCTGTTTTATGCTCCAGCTTATAAACTTTTTCTATCGTTGCTGTATCTGACAGCCGCATTCCTTTTTTCTTATTGAAACCGATGCCTTTACCGATAAGCACCACTTCATTTTGGTGAGTTTCATCTCTACAAATAATCACGTTATTATTCAGTGTTTTCTCTATCACGTAGCTGCTCATGATGACCACCTTTTCTCCTCAATACTGTGTCTCTCTTATTATAGCCTTTTTCTATTAGGATTTGTGCTGAATTAGAGACTATTTTACCACAACGTTTAATCAACTTGTTAACCTTTTTGAAAATCATGCGTTTTCATTCATTATTTATCAAAAAAATCCCCTTATCGCCAATACTTCATCGCATGGGATAAGGGAATTGAATGATTTGTATTATTTTTTACGCGTTAATTGTTTTGCCGGATCGCCCCAACATTCAATACCGAATAAATTGATTTCAAGATTCTCTGGTTTGAAGATAGGTTTCTTACCAGCTTTACGCTGAATTTGATAATCCTTCATTACGGCAAGTGCAATATTGGAAAGTGCGATAATCGAAACAATATTGACAATGGCCATTAAGCCCATGAATACATCGGCTGTACTCCAAACTGTTTCTGTTTTAATCACTGCACCAAAGAAAACTAATACTACAACAAGACATCTGAAGATGAATAGAATTGTTTTGTTGTAAGATAAGAATTCAATATTAGATTGTCCATAGTAATAGTTGCCGATAACAGAAGAGAATGCGAATAATGTAATCGCAATCGATAAGAAAATACCGCCGGCACTGCCTAAGTGTTCGTTCAATGCTGATTGTGTTACGGCTACACCTTGAGGTGCACCTTCACCGAATTTCAAACCGCCGTATAATAAAATAACGATAGCTGTAGCTGTACAAACTAAAATTGTATCAAAGAATACACCTAAAGATTGTAATAAGCCTTGTTTTACAGGGTGCGGTACTGCAGCTGTTGCGGCTGCGTTCGACGCAGAACCCATACCTGCTTCGTTTGAGAATAAACCACGTTTAATCCCTTGCAAAATTGCAGCACCTACTGCACCGCCTGTTGCTTGTTCAACACCGAATGCACTCTTGAAGATTGTCATAATCATCGGAATGATTTGGTCATAGTTCATCACTAAAATAACCAGTACGACACCAATGTAGATGATCGCCATAATCGGAACGATTAAAGAAGATAAAGTCGCTATACTTCTTACACCGCCGAAAATAATAATACCCGTGATTACAGCTAAGACAATTCCTGTAATGACAGGACTGATGTTATATTGTGTGCTTAATGATTCGGCAATAGTATTCGCTTGTACAGTATTAAATACAAATGCGAATGTGACTGTAATTAAAATCGCAAAGACTACACCTAACCATTTTTGGTTGAGCCCTTTTGTCATATAATAAGCAGGGCCTCCGCGGTATCCGCCTTCTTTATCTGGAACCTTATATACTTGTGCTAATACTGATTCTACAAATGCACTGGCCGCACCGATAGATGCAATGACCCACATCCAAAAGACTGCGCCCGGTCCGCCTAGTACAATTGCTGTCGCAACCCCTGCAATGTTCCCTGTTCCTACACGAGAACCTGCACTGATCGCAAAAGCTTGGAAAGGAGAAATCCCTTTTTCGCCGTTTTCTAAAGTTTCTGGTTTCTCAACTAATGCGCGCAGCATCTCTCTAAATGACGTAAATTGCACAAACCTCGAACTGATTGTAAAAAACAGGCCTGCTGTTAATAATAAACCAATCAGGTATTGAGACCATATCAAGTCATTCCCAACACCGATAAATGTTTTAAACCAGCCAGGCACTAAACTATCAAAATCTTTCATTTAATTACCTCATATCTTGTTTAATATTTATGTAGTCAGATACATATGAATGGAATATAACGCATGATACATTCATCTCCACTCAGTTTAAATAAAAAAATACCAAGAGGTTCAAATTCAAAAAGAATCCGCAACCACTTGTTATTCATTCACTCTACCTTATATTTTATCATCTTAACAATTGTCTGACTATATTTTTTTGAAAACACTTAGCAATCATAAAAAAGCTGCGGCAGAAAAAGTGTTCAAAACACTTCTGCAGCACAGCTTTGATAACTTTTATTTTATGCTTCTTCGATTGCGTATTGCGCGATAGTCATCGCTTGTACTTCACCGAATTCATCTATATCCACAACAAATGAACCATTCGTATATTGTTCTGTCAGATGAATCGCATTAACTTTGTCTGTATAAGTTTGTGTCTTAGAATACAATGTAAACTCTGACATTTGATTTGTGACAACATCAGCACCTACGATGCGATGCGGTTTGCTTTTCAGTTCTTTTAATAACTTGATACCGCGTTGTGCACGTTTGGCTTCAGTTAATACTTGATAGCTGATGCGTTTGACTGCACCGCGTTGTGTCGCCATGATAATCGTATCTTTCGGTTGAATCAATTGTGTCATCACAACATAATCATCATCTTTAAGATTGATTGATTTCACACCTGCAGCACGCAAACCGGTACTTGATAACTCATCTGTAGAATAAGTTAATGACATACCTGTATGTGTAATAATCGTCACATTCTGCGGTTGTTCGATACGCATGACATTAATCACTTCATCGTTGTCTTTAAGTTTCATTGCTATGAGCGGTTTATTGAAACGTGTTGTCTTGAATAAGCCTAACTCACTCTTTTTGATCATACCGTTGCGTGTCGCAATAATATAATCCGCTTCTTGCTTAAAGTCCGGTTCTGTAAACACATCTATGACATGCTCATCATTTTCAAGCGGTACAAGCTGCGAAATGTGCTGACCTAAGTCTTTCCATTTGATATCTGACAGCTTATGCACCGGCAAGTAAAGATAACGGCCTTGGTTCGTAAAGACCAGCGCAATATGCTGGGTATTGGTTTCGATATAGCGCAGCATTGAATCGCCGTCTTTGAGTCCGACTTCCTCTACTTTGTTCGCATTAAAGCTTCGAATGGATGTACGTTTGATATAACCATCTTTAGATAAACTCAAGATAGTTTCCTCACTTGGTACAATCACTTCTTTAGAAATTTTGATTTCTGAGATTTCTGCTTCGATACGAGAAAGACGTTCTGATTTAAAGCGCTGACGAATCTCTTTTAATTCATCTTTGATTACATTCAGCAATGCATCATGGTTATCCAAAATATTGCGCAATCCTTTGATTTGTTCTTCAAGTTCGCTGTGTTCGCCTTCTAGCGCAACAATATCTGTGTTAGTTAATCGATATAATTGCAAGGTTACAATTGCTTCTGCTTGTTCTTCGGTAAAATCAAATTCAGCGACTAAATTATCTTTGGCATCACGTTTATTTTTAGATCCTCGGATAATCGCAATCACTTCATCAAGGACAGATAAAGCTTTCATCAAACCTTCAACAATATGCATGCGTTTTTCAGCATGGAACAAGTCATAGCGTGTACGTTTTGTTACGACTTCGATTTGATGGTTCAGATAACTGTCGATAATTGCTCTGATACCCATCAGCTTAGGTCGGCCTTCACTGATAGCAACCATATTGAAGTTATATGAAATCTGCAAGTCTGTATTTTTATATAAGAAGTTTAAAATAGCTTCGCTGTTGACATCTTTTTTCAATTCAATCGCAATACGCAAACCAGTACGGTCTGTTTCATCGCGTACTTCGACAATACCATCGACTTTTTTATCTGCACGCAATTCATCGATTTTCTTAACTAATGAACTTTTATTCACTTCATAAGGAATTTCAGTAACCACAAGTTCTTGGCGGCCGTTTCTCAGTGTTTCAGTATCCACTGTTGAACGCACTACGATTCTGCCTTTGCCTGATTCGTAAGCTTTTCTAATGCCGTCAACACCTTGGATAATACCGCCTGTCGGGAAGTCAGGGCCTTTGATGTATTTCATCAATTGGCGCACTGTAATATCCGGATTATCAATGAATTTCAATGTAGCTTGAATCACTTCTCCTAAGTTATGCGGCGGAATATCTGTTGCATAACCTGCAGAGATACCTGTTGAACCGTTCACTAATAAATTAGGGAAACGTGCAGGCAATACCATCGGTTCGGTTGTTGTATCATCGTAGTTCGGTACAAATGATACGGTTTCTTTATTGATATCGCGCAGCAATTCTTCAGATAACTGGCTTAACTTTGCTTCTGTATAACGCATTGCTGCCGGCGGATCATTATCAATACTACCGTTGTTGCCGTGCATTTCGATTAAGACATGACGCAATTTCCAATCTTGACTCAGACGTACCATCGCATCATATACAGATGTATCGCCGTGAGGGTGGAATTGTCCGATTACATCACCGACAGTTTTAGCACTTTTACGGAAGTTTTTGTCGTATGTGTTGCCGCTTGAATACATTGCATAAAGGATACGGCGCTGTACAGGTTTCAAGCCGTCTCTGACATCAGGCAATGCACGTTCTTGAATGATGTATTTACTATAGCGGCCGAAGCGGTCGCCTATAACATCTTCTAACGAAAGGTCTTGGATGATTTCGCTCAATTTGCTTCCTCCTCATCATATTCTTCTTGATCTAAGATTTGGATTTCATCGTTTTCCAAGATACTTTGATCTTCTTGCATACCGAATTCAACGTGGCGTTCAATCCATTCACGACGCGGTGCAACTTTATCACCCATCAATGTCGTTACACGTTTAGAAGAACGCACTTCATCTTCGACTTGAACACGAATTAAAGTTCTTGTCTCAGGATTCATTGTTGTCTCCCATAACTGATCAGGGTTCATTTCACCTAAACCTTTATAACGCTGCAGACTGAAACCTTTGCCTAATTGCTTTTGAAGTTTTTCAAGTTCTTCATCTGTCCACGCATATTCAACTTTTTTCGATTTGCCTTTGCCTTTTTCAAGTTTATATAAAGGCGGTAAAGCAATAAAGACACGTCCTGCTTGTACAAGCGGCTTCATGTATTTGAAGAAGAATGTCAGTAATAGGACTTGGATATGCGCACCATCAGTATCCGCATCGGTCATAATGATCACACGGTTGTAGTTGCTGTCTTCAAGTTTGAATTCAGTTCCTACACCCGCACCGATTGTGTGGATAATCGTATTGATTTCTTCGTTTTTGAAGATATCATCCAAACGTGCTTTTTCTGTATTGATAACTTTCCCGCGCAAAGGCAAGATAGCTTGATATTTGCGGTCACGGCCGAGTTTAGCAGAACCGCCTGCTGAGTCGCCCTCTACAAGATAGAGTTCTTTCTTCTCAGTATTCTTGCTTTGTGCAGGTGTCAATTTACCAGAAAGCAATGTATCTTTGCGTTTATTCTTCTTGCCTGAACGTGCATCTTCACGTGCTTTGCGCGCTGCTTCTCTGGCTTGTTGCGCTTTAACTGCTTTTTTAACTAATGATTTCGATAGTTGACCTTTTTCTTCTAAATAGTAAGGTAATTTCTCAGCGATGACAGAATCTACAGCACTTCTTGCTTCTGCAGTACCTAACTTAGATTTCGTTTGTCCTTCGAATTGCAGAAGTTCTTCAGGGATACGTACTGAAATAATCGCTGTTAAACCTTCTCTGATATCATTACCGTCTAAATTTTTATCTTTCGCTTTCAATTCACCAATTCGACGTGCATAATCATTGAACACACGCGTCATTGCTGTTTTGAATCCGACTTCATGTGTTCCGCCGTCTTTGGTACGTACGTTATTCACAAAGCTTAAGATACTTTCAGAATATTGATCATTGTATTGGAAAGCTACATCCACTTCAATACCGTTTGCTTCACCAGAAAATGTTGTAACGTCATGCAGCACTTCTTTGCCTTCATTGACGTAACTTAC is a window from the Staphylococcus sp. IVB6181 genome containing:
- the parC gene encoding DNA topoisomerase IV subunit A — translated: MSEIIQDLSLEDVIGDRFGRYSKYIIQERALPDVRDGLKPVQRRILYAMYSSGNTYDKNFRKSAKTVGDVIGQFHPHGDTSVYDAMVRLSQDWKLRHVLIEMHGNNGSIDNDPPAAMRYTEAKLSQLSEELLRDINKETVSFVPNYDDTTTEPMVLPARFPNLLVNGSTGISAGYATDIPPHNLGEVIQATLKFIDNPDITVRQLMKYIKGPDFPTGGIIQGVDGIRKAYESGKGRIVVRSTVDTETLRNGRQELVVTEIPYEVNKSSLVKKIDELRADKKVDGIVEVRDETDRTGLRIAIELKKDVNSEAILNFLYKNTDLQISYNFNMVAISEGRPKLMGIRAIIDSYLNHQIEVVTKRTRYDLFHAEKRMHIVEGLMKALSVLDEVIAIIRGSKNKRDAKDNLVAEFDFTEEQAEAIVTLQLYRLTNTDIVALEGEHSELEEQIKGLRNILDNHDALLNVIKDELKEIRQRFKSERLSRIEAEISEIKISKEVIVPSEETILSLSKDGYIKRTSIRSFNANKVEEVGLKDGDSMLRYIETNTQHIALVFTNQGRYLYLPVHKLSDIKWKDLGQHISQLVPLENDEHVIDVFTEPDFKQEADYIIATRNGMIKKSELGLFKTTRFNKPLIAMKLKDNDEVINVMRIEQPQNVTIITHTGMSLTYSTDELSSTGLRAAGVKSINLKDDDYVVMTQLIQPKDTIIMATQRGAVKRISYQVLTEAKRAQRGIKLLKELKSKPHRIVGADVVTNQMSEFTLYSKTQTYTDKVNAIHLTEQYTNGSFVVDIDEFGEVQAMTIAQYAIEEA
- a CDS encoding sodium:alanine symporter family protein; protein product: MKDFDSLVPGWFKTFIGVGNDLIWSQYLIGLLLTAGLFFTISSRFVQFTSFREMLRALVEKPETLENGEKGISPFQAFAISAGSRVGTGNIAGVATAIVLGGPGAVFWMWVIASIGAASAFVESVLAQVYKVPDKEGGYRGGPAYYMTKGLNQKWLGVVFAILITVTFAFVFNTVQANTIAESLSTQYNISPVITGIVLAVITGIIIFGGVRSIATLSSLIVPIMAIIYIGVVLVILVMNYDQIIPMIMTIFKSAFGVEQATGGAVGAAILQGIKRGLFSNEAGMGSASNAAATAAVPHPVKQGLLQSLGVFFDTILVCTATAIVILLYGGLKFGEGAPQGVAVTQSALNEHLGSAGGIFLSIAITLFAFSSVIGNYYYGQSNIEFLSYNKTILFIFRCLVVVLVFFGAVIKTETVWSTADVFMGLMAIVNIVSIIALSNIALAVMKDYQIQRKAGKKPIFKPENLEINLFGIECWGDPAKQLTRKK
- the ptsG gene encoding glucose-specific PTS transporter subunit IIBC, whose protein sequence is MWKKFFGQLQRIGKALMLPVAILPAAGLLLALGNAFQGDALQSLLPFIKAEGVQNVAKMMEGAGGIIFDNLAIIFALGVAIGLAGGDGVAAIAAFVGFIVLNKTMGMFLNVTPELATKADKGFATVLGIPTLQTGVFGGIIIGALAAWCYNKFYNISLPSYLGFFAGKRFVPIMMATCSFILAFPMAIIWPYVQGGLNSFSEGLLASNTGLAVFLFGFIKRLLIPFGLHHIFHAPFWFEFGAYKNAAGQIIHGDQRIFIEQIRDNVPLTAGKFMQGEFPVMMFGLPAAALAIYQTAKKENKKVVAGLMLSGALTSFLTGITEPLEFSFLFVAPLLFFIHAVLDGLSFLVLYILDVHLGYTFSGGFIDFFLLGILPNKTQWWLVIPVGLIYAAIYYVIFRFLIQKLNLKTPGREDKEMQSSTVSTNELPFKVLEAMGGEPNIKHLDACITRLRVEVNDKAKVDVQGLKDLGASGVLEVGNNMQAIFGPKSDQIKHNMQQIMDGKITSPEETTVSEEGDTTTTKIAESGDTVIYAPITGELKPITEVPDKVFSEKMMGDGIAILPETGEVFAPFDGVVKMVFPTKHALGLESKDGTELLIHFGLETVKLEGKGFDILVKENEEIVLGQPLMKVDLDYIKENAESTITPIVVTNLNNKTLDVVEYGKINHGDKAVLIK
- the glcT gene encoding glucose PTS transporter transcription antiterminator GlcT, whose amino-acid sequence is MSSYVIEKTLNNNVIICRDETHQNEVVLIGKGIGFNKKKGMRLSDTATIEKVYKLEHKTEQEHYKALVEMADDDLLQSIIEAIDIITKADRTVDDNDLVIALTDHILFAYKRIKQQQFIKNPFLIETKQLYPESYQIAVQVIEHLNDLLDIDFPEDEIGFIALHIASSKDDLTLKEVRLTNEIINKSVQIMEHDLGYKVDTQSIQYQRFIRHIQFLIRRLQKGETIQVKEDFGNMLKAHYPVCYNIAVKIIKMMQQHLEVPVYEAELSYLTLHVYHFANNNQNHNV
- the parE gene encoding DNA topoisomerase IV subunit B produces the protein MATNKRQNYSDDSIQVLEGLEAVRKRPGMYIGSTDKRGLHHLVYEIVDNSVDEVLNGYGNEIKVTINKDDSITIEDNGRGMPTGIHKSGKPTVEVIFTILHAGGKFGQGGYKTSGGLHGVGASVVNALSEWLVVEIYRDGYIYEQRFANGGLPATGLEKKGKTRKKGTKVTFKPDPEIFKSTTAFNFDTLSERLQESAFLLKDLKITLTDLRSGKEREEVYHYEEGIKEFVSYVNEGKEVLHDVTTFSGEANGIEVDVAFQYNDQYSESILSFVNNVRTKDGGTHEVGFKTAMTRVFNDYARRIGELKAKDKNLDGNDIREGLTAIISVRIPEELLQFEGQTKSKLGTAEARSAVDSVIAEKLPYYLEEKGQLSKSLVKKAVKAQQAREAARKAREDARSGKKNKRKDTLLSGKLTPAQSKNTEKKELYLVEGDSAGGSAKLGRDRKYQAILPLRGKVINTEKARLDDIFKNEEINTIIHTIGAGVGTEFKLEDSNYNRVIIMTDADTDGAHIQVLLLTFFFKYMKPLVQAGRVFIALPPLYKLEKGKGKSKKVEYAWTDEELEKLQKQLGKGFSLQRYKGLGEMNPDQLWETTMNPETRTLIRVQVEDEVRSSKRVTTLMGDKVAPRREWIERHVEFGMQEDQSILENDEIQILDQEEYDEEEAN